In the Drosophila virilis strain 15010-1051.87 chromosome 4, Dvir_AGI_RSII-ME, whole genome shotgun sequence genome, AACACTTCATCGTCCAATCTATGTGTCCGACTTTGCAAGCTTATTATCTTTTTAGTTAGCCAACTATCTAAACGGGACCTTGAGGTGAGACTGCAATATTCCAACAGTTGTGATTGGGGATCCtcttgcagctgttgttgaaCACGCTCTGACAACGGCAAGACTGCTGAGGATGCTTTTTTTCTGGCAACACAAAGCACTTTTAAAGGCGGCGTGTATCCGTGTAGACGTGCAAAGGCCACAATTTCACGTGTGCTCCAAAATAACTCCCTTCCACTGGTATGCAGGTGTTGCAGGCGTAGATGTTGGCGCATGCAGCGTAACAAAGTACGCCCTCGCATAAATTCGAAAAACCGCTGGCGCAAAGCGGGCTGTGCCATGAATGCTGTCAGTGAAAGAGTACCAAAGGGAAACTCCTTGATCGATGCGCCTGCTAATGGCAGCCGCCGAAGCAAAAACTCCACAGCGCTACGCATATTCTGAAACTGAATGCCGCAAAAAAGATGTTCGAGACTCAAACGTTGGCTAAGCGGCGGTGCAAGCGGGGGAGGCACTTCCTGGCTACTCATGTTGGCATAGCCGTGATCGTTTTGAATGCATTGCAGAATGTGCCACCGTTTGGACAGCTGCTGTGTTGGCTGCTTGAGCAAACTAAGTTGTGGCTTGAGGAGCGACTGCTGCTTGGCGGCCTGCTTCAACTTTGATTGCTGCGGGTCAATAATGTATAGCTTGCCCTCCTTTTGAAAGATCACGTTCTTAAATTGCGATGCTGTGTGTCCTTTACGCAATTGCGTAACCATCGCTTGCGGCTTTTTGTTACTGGTGTTCCCGTTCATGGATGAATAAGCAACGGCCAAACATGGACTAATAGCAGCAGAATTATTGACGCAATCAAGGCGCAGTGGCACTTCACTTGGCCCAAGCTGCTCTGCAGGCTGTTTTTTTATCGGGCTGCTCAGCTTTAACGACTCTGAGACAAGCGCAGTGGGGTCAATATGCTTCAAATCGTCGCTTAAATCGATATTGTTGACAGAGGCAGTTAAACTTTCATTTAGATCTTCTTTTTTCTGTGCTATTGAAATGGTCAACGGCGTGGAAGTATTCTTAATCAGCGAAGGCGCACTTTTTCCGGCTGTTGTATGTGGCTCTTTCTTTACAGTTCTTGGCGGTATCGTGTCTACTGTCGCAGGCGCATCGGAACGCAACCAAACCTCTACAGTTGTCTCGCCCCCCATTGTGTGCAAACCGCACATAGTTTTGTCCAAAACGATGGTGTGCATTAATTGGACTGGCTTCTGCTGCAGATGCTCCTGAAAGTAAAGTTGAATTCGCATGGGGAATTCACCCCAGCCGCGACGTGTCAACTGAAAGGGGGGAGAATGCACGTCCACAATGTCGTTGGGCCGATACGAGTGATGCAATTGGAAGCGCACctaataaatgaaatgttatgGTTATACGCTGACAACAATCGAGCGCTCTCCACTTACCTTTTTTAAATACGCTTCCGGTGGCTGCGGCAAGTTTTTGCCCTGGACATAAACCAGCCATTTGTAAGCTAGCGCTTGGCCGTTTCGGACGCTCGAATCAGCGTCTCCTAGGTACTTAGAGGTGTTGCCTACCACAAAGAAgaacttgtttttgttattcagGCGTGAGGCATTAAGGGCGGATAACGTGGAATCAAACTCCTTTTGAGTCTTATAAGCCTGTCTGCTGGTGCAAGGTTGTTCTTCACAGCTGGTCACATTCAGTTCATTTTTGTTCTCCTGCTGCGAGTGATCCGTAACAATACCCTGCTCCCGAATTTTCTGCTGTCGTCTACGCTCTGCTCGGCGATTAGCAGGGTTTCGCAGCCGTATTGTCTGCTTCGCCAGCGTTGCAGCTGTGCGCTCTGGCAGGTTTAATTGCAAAGGCGCAGGACGCTTACCCACAATTTTCTTAACTGCCGGATGCAACGGCAGTTGAGCTCCAGCATGCTCAACCCCATCTCCAAACAACGTGTCTCTGGATCGCACCCTAGACACGTCTGCAGCTGTCAACGGTACTTGTTGCTTGATATAGTACTCGCTGACGACATGGTACCTCAATTTGTCCAGTAGCTGGCGTGCCTGATAGAGGCGCGCATCAATCTCGCTCAGCTGTTGTTCCTTAAGGGTTAACTCTCTTTGGAATTCGGCACGCACAATTTCCTCAAATTTTTTTAGTTGCGCCACGCTGTCAAGATTAAGGCCAGTTCGAAGAGGGCTGATTCTCTCAGCCCGCTGGTTAAGGGCCTCGCCATCCTCTTCGTTTTCTTGCTCACGCTTAACACGCTTCTTGTCTTTGGAAGCACTGGTGGGGCTATCGTAACCGAACCCATAATCGGGATCATGATACTCACTGTGCCTTCGTTTCTTTGGCGCTGTCGTTGATTTTGACGGCGTCGCCGTCGAATTCTCCATGTGCGTGTGAACGCTATTGTTGTAGCGGCACACCCTAAGGACTTGTATCACCTAGGTCCAAAATAAAACAGCTGAAATATGATGTTATGCTGTCTTTTGCACATTTATGCTTCTGTTGGTACTAAACtaccaaatttaataaataaacgcgcaaaatgtttgttttttgtctagCATTGTTGATACTAgccgatatatcgatatatttggTATTTTGGTATCCAGCACTGTTTTTGGAGAGTCATCTCTAAGGCCACCCGAATTTCGTTACGCAGCACTGCTAGAATTATCTGGGTTTAACGCGGGAAAGAAGAGCACGACGCATTTGCACTAAATATTAACATAGTTGCAATTGTTACATTGATATAAAAAGACTGCAACATGGTAGAGCGGATTGAAGACTTAAATCTACCTAATGCTGTGATTGCCCGATTAATTAAAGAAGCCTTACCGGAGGGTTCCAATGTAAGCAAAGAGGCGCGTGCCGCAATCGCGAAAGCAGCGTCTGTTTTCGCAATATTTATAACTTCGTCCTCGACGGCATTGGCGCACAAGCAGAACCACAGGACCATTACAGCCAAGGATATTCTGCAAACACTCAACGAACTGGACTTTGAAAGCTTTGTGCCGTCCTTAACACAAGACTTGGAGGTCTATAGAAAGATGGTAAGGGACAAGAAGGAGAGCAAGGCCAAAAAGGATAGCAGCGCCGGAGATGCCATTGCCAGTAGCAGCTCTGCGGCAACTGCCGCCGAAAATGAAGACGCCAACTAATAAGAGCCAAAAAGCAGAGCTAAAACTGTCGCTAGTAACATTTGGTTACGCACTACTCTTAATGAGCATTTAAtcgtgttatatatatatatacataatagtGTGTCAATACTTGTAAGGGATATGTTTCTAGTATAGTTTACCTTATaagtaaaatgtaaaaagtaAGCAAAATACATGTTTCTGATACATCATTGTACATATAAAAATTCACTtaagacgtgtttcacactttttacattttttacgATAACCACCGCTCTTGGAAGAATATGAggatcaaatatttaataagacGCATGATTGGATAGCCATTGATTCCAGCTTATGGTTATTCACATAAAGTAACTACAGTAAATATTTCAGGTTTCTAGCATGTATATcctgtaaatatttacaaggAGCTCATATTTAAATCggtatttctttgttttaatcACCTAGGTACTCCTAGGAATCCAGTTGTGTAAATGCAGATGTAAATCGAGCGTATTCTTTAAGGTGACTTTGATATACGATTTTTACTTATACGATTAATCGATAGCCTAAAAGTATCGTTTGACGTTCATCTCAAAGAAGGCATCGTTAGACAAGTTTTGTGTTCTATTTCATCCGCCGAGAGTCGACCAATTTTGGAAGCCGACAGAGACTGATCCAAAATAGAGCCGATTAGACGATTTTTAGATATGTGAACTACTTCAAATATTTACTTGTATACAAGTCAAAAAGTATTGTTTGCTCtatttgcaatttgtataCTCGTAAGAGTTTTTTCATGGTTTATTGAAATACAATTGTTTGCTACTGCATGTTGcttgctttaaatttattttatcctGAGAGAGATGGGTGTCACCGGCTTATGGAAGCTAATAGAGCCTTGTGGAAAACCAGTGCCTGTGGAGACATTGGAGGGAAAAGTGCTTGCC is a window encoding:
- the D12 gene encoding uncharacterized protein D12, which produces MENSTATPSKSTTAPKKRRHSEYHDPDYGFGYDSPTSASKDKKRVKREQENEEDGEALNQRAERISPLRTGLNLDSVAQLKKFEEIVRAEFQRELTLKEQQLSEIDARLYQARQLLDKLRYHVVSEYYIKQQVPLTAADVSRVRSRDTLFGDGVEHAGAQLPLHPAVKKIVGKRPAPLQLNLPERTAATLAKQTIRLRNPANRRAERRRQQKIREQGIVTDHSQQENKNELNVTSCEEQPCTSRQAYKTQKEFDSTLSALNASRLNNKNKFFFVVGNTSKYLGDADSSVRNGQALAYKWLVYVQGKNLPQPPEAYLKKVRFQLHHSYRPNDIVDVHSPPFQLTRRGWGEFPMRIQLYFQEHLQQKPVQLMHTIVLDKTMCGLHTMGGETTVEVWLRSDAPATVDTIPPRTVKKEPHTTAGKSAPSLIKNTSTPLTISIAQKKEDLNESLTASVNNIDLSDDLKHIDPTALVSESLKLSSPIKKQPAEQLGPSEVPLRLDCVNNSAAISPCLAVAYSSMNGNTSNKKPQAMVTQLRKGHTASQFKNVIFQKEGKLYIIDPQQSKLKQAAKQQSLLKPQLSLLKQPTQQLSKRWHILQCIQNDHGYANMSSQEVPPPLAPPLSQRLSLEHLFCGIQFQNMRSAVEFLLRRLPLAGASIKEFPFGTLSLTAFMAQPALRQRFFEFMRGRTLLRCMRQHLRLQHLHTSGRELFWSTREIVAFARLHGYTPPLKVLCVARKKASSAVLPLSERVQQQLQEDPQSQLLEYCSLTSRSRLDSWLTKKIISLQSRTHRLDDEVFVDVQNLPPPPPSSRIQGPPNLTDNPLNHHMLYLPPPEELDAATQLVRDMCKEVGIVLHTEQSVPGVSQSLAITLLAHVLRMFIEKLVRRAVSTKLRQQQQPHAIETLPTAAANIELNLLPHDIARVIANSAELDFLGNSYLGVDHKES
- the Chrac-14 gene encoding DNA polymerase epsilon subunit 3, which encodes MVERIEDLNLPNAVIARLIKEALPEGSNVSKEARAAIAKAASVFAIFITSSSTALAHKQNHRTITAKDILQTLNELDFESFVPSLTQDLEVYRKMVRDKKESKAKKDSSAGDAIASSSSAATAAENEDAN